A portion of the Citrobacter rodentium NBRC 105723 = DSM 16636 genome contains these proteins:
- a CDS encoding DcrB family lipoprotein → MRNLVKYVGVGLLVMGLAACDNSDTKAPADGAAAESQASGQPITLLDGKLSFSLPADMTDQSGKLGTQANNMHVYSDSTGQKAVIVIVGDNTSEDLAVLAKRLEDQQRARDPQLQVVTNKSIELKGHTLQQLDSIISAKGQTAYSSVLLGKVDNQLLTLQITLPADDQQKAQTTAENIINTLVIQ, encoded by the coding sequence ATGCGCAATCTGGTTAAATATGTCGGGGTTGGCCTGCTGGTGATGGGGCTGGCGGCCTGTGATAATAGCGATACGAAAGCGCCGGCAGACGGCGCAGCGGCAGAAAGTCAGGCTAGCGGTCAGCCGATTACCCTGCTCGACGGTAAACTCAGCTTCTCACTGCCCGCGGATATGACCGATCAGAGCGGCAAGCTGGGCACCCAGGCGAACAATATGCACGTTTACTCTGATTCCACCGGTCAGAAAGCGGTGATCGTGATTGTCGGCGACAACACCAGTGAAGATCTGGCGGTGCTGGCAAAACGTCTGGAAGATCAGCAGCGCGCCCGTGACCCGCAGCTGCAGGTGGTGACCAATAAATCTATCGAACTAAAAGGCCACACCCTGCAACAGTTAGACAGCATTATCTCGGCAAAAGGCCAGACGGCGTACTCTTCCGTCCTGCTGGGCAAGGTGGATAACCAGCTGCTGACCCTGCAAATTACGCTGCCTGCCGACGATCAGCAGAAAGCGCAAACCACAGCGGAAAACATCATCAACACGCTGGTTATCCAGTAA
- a CDS encoding MFS transporter yields MPEPVVEPALNGLRLNLRIVSVVMFNFASYLTIGLPLAVLPGYVHDVMGFSAFWAGLVISLQYFATLLSRPHAGRYADLLGPKTIVVFGLYGCFLSGASYLLAANASSWPIASLLLLCLGRIILGIGQSFAGTGSTLWGVGVVGSLHIGRVISWNGIVTYGAMAMGAPLGVLFYRWGGLQGLALTIMGVALLAVLLALPRPAVKANKGKPLPFRAVLGRVWLYGMALALASAGFGVIATFITLFYDAKGWDGAALALTLFSCAFVGTRLLFPNGINRLGGLNVAMICFSVEIIGLLLVGAAVMPWMAKLGVLLTGMGFSLVFPALGVVAVKAVPQQNQGAALATYTVFMDLSLGVTGPLAGLLMSVAGVPVIYLAAAGLVAIALLLTWRLKKRPPQTPEEAASSAQNVTG; encoded by the coding sequence ATGCCCGAACCCGTCGTTGAACCGGCGCTTAACGGATTGCGCCTGAATTTGCGCATTGTCTCTGTTGTGATGTTTAACTTCGCCAGCTACCTGACCATCGGCCTGCCGCTGGCGGTGCTTCCCGGCTATGTTCATGATGTGATGGGATTTAGCGCCTTCTGGGCGGGGCTGGTGATTAGCCTGCAATACTTCGCCACCTTGCTCAGTCGTCCCCACGCCGGACGCTACGCCGATTTACTGGGGCCGAAGACGATCGTGGTCTTTGGCCTGTACGGCTGCTTCCTGAGCGGCGCGAGCTATTTACTGGCGGCAAACGCAAGCTCCTGGCCGATTGCCAGCCTGCTGCTGCTGTGCCTGGGGCGCATTATTCTGGGCATCGGCCAGAGCTTCGCCGGAACGGGGTCAACGCTGTGGGGCGTCGGCGTCGTCGGCTCGCTGCATATCGGTCGGGTGATATCGTGGAACGGTATTGTCACCTACGGAGCGATGGCGATGGGCGCGCCGCTCGGGGTGCTGTTCTATCGCTGGGGCGGCTTACAGGGGCTGGCGCTGACGATCATGGGCGTCGCGCTGCTGGCGGTGCTGCTGGCGCTGCCGCGCCCGGCGGTGAAGGCGAACAAAGGTAAGCCGCTACCGTTTCGCGCGGTGCTTGGGCGGGTCTGGCTGTACGGCATGGCGCTGGCGTTGGCCTCCGCCGGGTTTGGCGTCATCGCCACATTTATCACCCTGTTTTACGACGCCAAAGGGTGGGACGGCGCGGCGCTTGCGCTGACCCTGTTCAGCTGCGCCTTTGTCGGTACGCGACTGCTGTTTCCCAACGGCATTAACCGGCTGGGCGGGCTGAACGTGGCGATGATCTGCTTTAGCGTCGAGATTATCGGCCTGCTGCTGGTGGGGGCGGCGGTAATGCCGTGGATGGCGAAACTCGGCGTGCTGCTGACGGGGATGGGCTTCTCGCTGGTATTCCCGGCGCTGGGCGTGGTGGCGGTGAAAGCGGTGCCGCAGCAGAATCAGGGGGCGGCGCTGGCGACCTATACGGTATTTATGGATCTGTCGCTCGGGGTAACGGGACCGCTGGCGGGCCTGCTGATGAGCGTGGCGGGCGTCCCGGTTATTTACCTTGCGGCGGCGGGACTGGTGGCGATTGCGTTACTGCTGACGTGGCGGTTAAAAAAACGGCCTCCGCAGACACCTGAGGAGGCCGCTTCATCAGCGCAGAACGTTACTGGATAA
- a CDS encoding AI-2E family transporter, whose product MTTPQPDKTGMHILLKLASLVVILAGIHAAADIIVQLLLALFFAIVLNPLVTWFIRRGVKRPAAIAIVVVVMLFALTALVGVLAASLNEFLAMLPKFNKELTRKLMYLQEMMPFLNLHISPERMLQRMDSEKIMSFTTTLMTELSGAMASVVLLVMTVVFMLFEVRHVPYKMRFALHNPQIHIAGLHRALKGVSHYLALKTLLSLWTGVIIWLGLELMNIQFALMWGVLAFLLNYVPNIGSVISAVPPMIQALLFNGVYECVLVGALFLVVHMVLGNMVEPRMMGHRLGMSTLVVFLSLLVWGWLLGPVGMLLSVPLTSVCKIWMETTKGGSKLAILLGPGRPKSRLPG is encoded by the coding sequence ATGACGACCCCTCAGCCCGACAAAACGGGCATGCACATTCTCCTTAAGCTGGCGTCGCTGGTGGTGATCCTCGCCGGGATCCACGCCGCCGCCGATATTATTGTGCAGCTGCTGCTGGCGCTCTTTTTCGCCATCGTACTCAATCCGCTGGTCACCTGGTTTATCCGCCGCGGCGTAAAGCGCCCGGCGGCGATCGCTATCGTGGTGGTGGTGATGCTGTTTGCCCTCACCGCGCTGGTTGGCGTGCTTGCTGCGTCGCTCAACGAATTTCTCGCCATGCTGCCGAAATTCAACAAGGAGCTGACGCGTAAGCTGATGTATCTTCAGGAGATGATGCCCTTTCTTAATCTGCATATATCGCCGGAGCGTATGCTGCAACGGATGGATTCAGAAAAAATCATGTCCTTCACCACCACGCTGATGACCGAACTTTCCGGCGCGATGGCAAGCGTAGTGCTGCTGGTGATGACCGTCGTCTTTATGCTGTTTGAAGTCCGCCACGTGCCTTACAAGATGCGTTTTGCGCTGCACAATCCGCAGATTCATATTGCCGGGCTGCACCGGGCGCTGAAGGGGGTTTCGCACTATCTGGCGCTGAAGACGCTGCTCAGCCTGTGGACCGGGGTGATTATCTGGCTGGGTCTGGAGCTGATGAATATCCAGTTTGCCCTGATGTGGGGGGTGCTGGCGTTCCTGCTGAACTACGTGCCCAACATTGGTTCGGTGATTTCCGCCGTCCCGCCGATGATCCAGGCGCTGCTGTTTAATGGCGTCTACGAGTGCGTGCTGGTCGGCGCGCTGTTCCTGGTGGTGCATATGGTGCTGGGCAATATGGTGGAACCACGCATGATGGGCCATCGCCTGGGCATGTCGACGCTGGTGGTGTTCCTTTCGCTGCTGGTCTGGGGCTGGCTGCTTGGCCCGGTGGGGATGTTGCTCTCCGTCCCGCTGACCAGCGTCTGTAAAATCTGGATGGAAACCACCAAGGGCGGCAGCAAACTGGCGATACTGCTTGGCCCTGGCCGACCCAAAAGCCGTTTGCCAGGGTAA
- a CDS encoding methyltransferase, with product MYEQDSLSALDAIAEAQRIAFAPMLFQTARCLRNAGVLAYLDNQRKKGATLAEIVEHSHVNEYAASVLLDMGLSGRIVTQKAGRYYLAKIGHFLLHDAMTRVNMDFTQDVCYQGLFFLEEALKEGKPSGLKVFGDWPTIYPALSQLPPSARESWFAFDHYYSDGAFDAALPLVFASRPATLYDVGGNTGKWAIRCCRYDENIAVTLLDLPQQIALARENIENAGLSHRIDFHAVDMLGDAPLPTDADIWWMSQFLDCFSPEQIVAILSNVARVMKPGARLCVMELFWDAQRFEAASFSLNASSLYFTCMANGNSRFYSAEKFYGYLETAGFRVEERHDNLGVGHTLLICQKKI from the coding sequence ATGTACGAACAGGACTCTCTCAGCGCACTGGATGCGATCGCTGAAGCGCAACGTATCGCCTTCGCCCCGATGCTTTTTCAAACCGCGCGCTGCCTGCGCAACGCAGGCGTACTGGCCTATCTCGACAATCAGCGGAAGAAGGGCGCGACGCTTGCCGAGATCGTTGAACACAGCCACGTTAACGAATATGCCGCCAGCGTACTGCTGGATATGGGATTAAGCGGACGCATCGTCACCCAGAAAGCGGGCCGTTATTATCTGGCGAAAATCGGACATTTCCTTTTGCATGACGCCATGACCCGCGTGAATATGGATTTCACCCAGGACGTCTGTTATCAGGGGCTGTTTTTTTTAGAAGAAGCGCTGAAAGAGGGAAAACCCTCCGGTTTAAAAGTATTTGGCGACTGGCCCACCATTTATCCGGCGTTGTCGCAATTACCGCCGTCGGCGCGAGAAAGCTGGTTCGCCTTCGATCATTACTATTCCGACGGCGCATTTGACGCGGCATTACCGCTGGTATTCGCCAGCCGTCCTGCAACCCTGTACGATGTAGGCGGCAATACGGGAAAATGGGCGATACGCTGTTGCCGGTACGATGAAAATATCGCGGTGACGCTATTAGATTTGCCACAACAAATTGCACTTGCCCGTGAAAATATCGAGAATGCAGGATTATCTCATCGCATCGACTTTCATGCGGTGGATATGCTTGGCGACGCGCCTTTACCCACAGACGCCGATATCTGGTGGATGAGCCAGTTTCTCGACTGCTTCTCGCCCGAACAAATTGTCGCCATACTCAGCAATGTCGCACGCGTGATGAAACCCGGCGCGAGACTGTGCGTAATGGAGCTGTTCTGGGATGCGCAGCGCTTTGAAGCCGCCTCATTCAGTCTGAATGCGTCTTCACTCTATTTTACCTGCATGGCGAACGGCAACAGCCGGTTCTACAGCGCAGAGAAATTTTATGGCTATCTGGAAACGGCAGGGTTCCGGGTAGAAGAACGCCACGACAATTTAGGCGTTGGGCATACCTTACTGATATGTCAAAAGAAAATATAA
- a CDS encoding beta-ketoacyl synthase chain length factor — protein sequence MKFSLNITDWQAMAPGLSDSTQWRQWSRHPHAIDPAAAQGKLSELPMMTARRLSSGSKLAVECGLAMLRRHEIDAVLYTSRHGELERNHRILHALATEQALSPTDFALSVHNSAVGNLTIAAKKPIVSSSLSAGRDTFQQGLCEVMCLLQAGYQRVLMVDFDGFLPEFYHPHLPDGMPTWPYAVALVCEAGDDWRCQTQPAPAGAETTLAQSLLFLQHFLQDSVAFMLPGERMQWRWSRA from the coding sequence ATGAAATTCTCTTTAAACATTACCGACTGGCAGGCGATGGCCCCAGGGCTTAGCGATTCGACACAGTGGCGGCAGTGGTCACGGCATCCGCACGCCATCGATCCCGCGGCGGCGCAGGGCAAATTAAGCGAACTGCCGATGATGACCGCCCGCCGACTTAGTTCCGGCAGCAAGCTCGCCGTGGAGTGCGGCCTGGCCATGCTGCGCCGTCATGAAATTGATGCGGTGCTATATACCAGCCGTCACGGCGAACTGGAGCGTAACCATCGCATCCTGCACGCGCTGGCGACAGAACAGGCGCTTTCGCCGACCGATTTCGCCCTGTCGGTACACAACTCCGCCGTCGGCAATCTGACCATCGCGGCGAAAAAACCGATCGTCTCCTCATCCCTTTCCGCAGGACGCGACACCTTCCAGCAGGGGCTGTGTGAAGTGATGTGTCTGTTACAGGCGGGCTATCAGCGCGTGCTGATGGTCGACTTCGACGGTTTCCTTCCTGAGTTTTATCACCCGCACCTGCCCGACGGTATGCCAACCTGGCCGTATGCGGTCGCGCTGGTGTGCGAAGCCGGCGACGACTGGCGCTGTCAGACGCAGCCGGCACCTGCGGGCGCGGAAACGACGCTTGCGCAAAGCCTGCTGTTTTTACAGCACTTTTTACAAGACAGCGTTGCCTTTATGCTCCCCGGCGAACGGATGCAGTGGCGCTGGAGTCGCGCATGA
- a CDS encoding lysophospholipid acyltransferase family protein yields MNALFSALNRLWRIAMTGVCFTLFSLGGLLLSVVWFNVLLICVRDPVRRRRLARRSIAASFRLFLSVTRLLGVLDYRMEGVEILRQDRGCLVVANHPTLIDYVLLASVMPETDCLVKSALLKNPFLSGVVHAADYLVNSQADALLPASQQRLAQGDTILIFPEGTRTRPGEAMTLQRGAANIAVRCHSDLRVVTIHCSERMLDKESKWYQVPPVKPLFTVEVRERLKINHFYDADSPEPALAARRLNRHLLLKLQPCTLSLSGLNDASALSRN; encoded by the coding sequence ATGAACGCCCTCTTTAGCGCCCTGAACCGCCTATGGCGCATTGCCATGACCGGCGTCTGCTTTACCCTGTTCAGCCTCGGCGGGCTGCTGCTTTCCGTCGTCTGGTTTAACGTTCTGCTCATTTGTGTGCGCGACCCCGTCCGCCGTCGCCGCCTTGCCCGGCGCAGCATTGCCGCCAGCTTCCGTCTGTTTTTGTCGGTGACGCGGCTGCTTGGCGTGCTGGACTATCGCATGGAGGGGGTGGAGATTCTGCGCCAGGATCGCGGCTGCCTGGTGGTGGCTAACCACCCCACGCTTATCGACTACGTGCTGCTGGCCTCAGTGATGCCGGAAACGGACTGTCTGGTAAAAAGCGCGCTGCTGAAGAACCCGTTCCTCAGCGGCGTGGTGCACGCCGCCGACTATCTGGTTAACAGCCAGGCGGACGCGCTGTTGCCCGCCAGCCAGCAGCGGCTGGCGCAGGGCGACACTATCCTGATCTTCCCCGAAGGCACCCGCACCCGTCCCGGCGAAGCGATGACGCTACAGCGCGGCGCGGCCAATATCGCCGTACGCTGCCACAGCGATTTACGGGTAGTCACTATCCACTGTAGCGAACGGATGCTCGATAAAGAAAGCAAATGGTATCAGGTTCCACCCGTTAAACCGCTGTTCACCGTCGAGGTGCGCGAGCGACTGAAAATCAACCACTTTTACGATGCAGACTCACCAGAACCGGCGCTGGCGGCAAGGCGGCTAAACCGGCATCTTTTGTTGAAATTACAACCATGTACGTTATCTCTCTCAGGACTTAATGATGCAAGCGCTTTATCTCGAAATTAA
- a CDS encoding phosphopantetheine-binding protein — protein sequence MQALYLEIKNLIISTLNLDELSPDDIDTEAALFGDGLGLDSIDALELGLAVKNQYGVVLSAESEEMRQHFFSVATLASFIHAQRA from the coding sequence ATGCAAGCGCTTTATCTCGAAATTAAAAATCTCATCATCAGCACGTTGAATCTGGACGAACTGTCGCCAGACGACATCGACACCGAGGCGGCGCTGTTCGGCGATGGGCTTGGGCTGGACTCGATTGATGCCCTGGAGCTGGGTCTGGCGGTAAAAAATCAGTACGGCGTGGTGCTCTCAGCGGAAAGTGAAGAGATGCGCCAGCACTTCTTCTCTGTCGCCACGCTGGCGTCTTTCATTCACGCGCAACGTGCCTGA
- a CDS encoding acyl carrier protein, protein MTEQQAIYDEVTALLVKLFEIDPQDISPEARLYEDLELDSIDAVDMIVHVQKKTGKKIKPEEFKAVRTVQDVVDAVERLLKEA, encoded by the coding sequence ATGACCGAACAACAAGCCATTTATGACGAAGTCACCGCGCTGCTGGTTAAGCTGTTTGAAATCGACCCGCAGGATATCAGCCCCGAGGCGCGCCTGTATGAAGATCTGGAGCTGGACAGCATCGACGCCGTTGACATGATCGTGCATGTGCAAAAGAAAACCGGTAAGAAAATTAAGCCGGAAGAGTTTAAAGCCGTGCGCACCGTGCAGGATGTGGTCGACGCGGTAGAACGACTGCTGAAAGAAGCGTAA